From Deltaproteobacteria bacterium, one genomic window encodes:
- a CDS encoding TlpA family protein disulfide reductase → MNRSLLLVLALCAGCATTASTGAVADSTPAANATALPDFALNTVDGETVHLSDYLGKGVIVLSFWATWCEPCKTELPHLQELYAKHKGQGLTVLALAMDDPTTMSQVAAFAHRSGFTFPVLLDSETKAAALYNRQKNAPYTVVIDRGGHIHSEKAGYEPGAEKALEAELETLLATTPPAAAP, encoded by the coding sequence ATGAACCGCTCCCTCCTGCTCGTCCTCGCGCTCTGCGCGGGCTGCGCCACGACTGCCTCCACGGGCGCTGTCGCGGACTCGACACCGGCGGCCAACGCGACGGCGCTGCCCGACTTCGCGCTCAACACGGTGGACGGGGAGACCGTGCACCTCAGCGACTACCTGGGCAAGGGCGTGATCGTGCTCTCGTTCTGGGCCACGTGGTGTGAGCCCTGCAAGACGGAGCTGCCGCACCTGCAGGAGCTCTACGCCAAGCACAAGGGCCAGGGCCTCACGGTGCTGGCGCTGGCGATGGACGATCCCACCACGATGTCGCAGGTGGCGGCGTTCGCGCACCGCTCGGGCTTCACCTTCCCGGTGCTGCTCGACTCGGAGACCAAGGCCGCGGCGCTCTACAACCGGCAGAAGAACGCGCCGTACACGGTGGTGATTGACCGCGGGGGTCATATCCACAGCGAGAAGGCCGGCTACGAGCCGGGCGCCGAGAAGGCGCTCGAGGCCGAGCTGGAGACGCTGCTGGCGACGACGCCCCCTGCGGCCGCGCCGTGA
- a CDS encoding alginate lyase family protein: MGLRAAMVVAGAVPPQALAGAVVRRTLGALRRARNRLLPPVDDAGLLGAFGARDVAELTQVLARPRLAAHWSDAGRAEALRVISQRDPDFRDRVLARAQSIVDGELEVFGRRIRFPDQHVRWCADPIAGVAFPARGRPSLLRAGRGDPKRVWALSRMDWAVALAQGAWLAEPERGQTFTSTFVALADSFFREVPPGEGIHAASPMEVSLRAMNLALALCMMRARLDDGAFLLRALRHLAESARFVHANLEDGGAVPNNHLVADCVGLLHVALFFPELPGASDWRGVALTRLANEVPAQVLPDGMGFEASTGYHRLLLELVLAAFLISRAAGDSLAAELAPTLHRMFLAARCVLHADGSAPQIGDSDSGRALALADRAPLEHGYLPALGAALFHDARLQAPDAQLPDEARWLLDRAELEGFHTLAPTSQGSASLPDFGLAVLRRGETTLTLRAGPTGQRGVGGHGHNDQLAITLHHGDAPLIVDPGTWSYLGDPAGRDRFRSTAMHATVQVDGLEQSPLLEGRPFALPDLAGGRLVRVERGESVERAEAKHVGFLPVHVRRTVWLAEAAALVVDDVRGPGVHRLVSRFPLANEEARIRPLNEAERARLAQLPQHARWDVARGVELGPVDAPRAIWVAPEGGTLHLAESAYSPGYDERIPTLCIELELHVVLPVRLAAAVLILTTRGGRPTCA, encoded by the coding sequence ATGGGACTTCGGGCGGCGATGGTCGTGGCGGGTGCGGTGCCTCCGCAGGCGCTGGCTGGCGCTGTCGTTCGCCGAACGCTCGGGGCCCTGCGGCGCGCGCGCAACCGCCTCCTTCCGCCGGTGGATGACGCGGGGCTCCTCGGGGCCTTCGGGGCGCGCGACGTCGCCGAGCTGACGCAGGTGCTGGCGCGGCCGCGGCTCGCGGCGCACTGGAGCGATGCGGGGCGCGCCGAGGCGCTGCGCGTGATTTCCCAGCGTGATCCCGATTTTCGCGACCGGGTGCTCGCGCGCGCCCAGTCGATCGTCGACGGCGAGCTCGAGGTCTTCGGCCGGCGGATCCGCTTTCCGGATCAGCACGTGCGCTGGTGCGCGGATCCCATCGCCGGCGTCGCGTTTCCCGCGCGCGGACGGCCGTCGTTGCTGAGGGCAGGCCGCGGCGATCCCAAGCGCGTCTGGGCGCTCTCGCGCATGGACTGGGCTGTCGCGCTCGCCCAGGGCGCGTGGCTGGCCGAGCCCGAGCGCGGCCAGACGTTCACGTCGACGTTCGTCGCCCTCGCGGATTCGTTCTTTCGCGAGGTGCCTCCGGGCGAGGGCATCCACGCGGCGAGCCCGATGGAGGTCTCGCTGCGGGCCATGAACCTGGCGCTCGCGCTCTGCATGATGCGCGCGCGCCTCGACGACGGCGCGTTCCTGCTGCGTGCGCTGCGCCACCTCGCCGAGAGCGCGCGCTTCGTGCACGCGAACCTCGAGGACGGCGGCGCCGTGCCCAACAACCACCTCGTCGCGGATTGCGTGGGCCTGCTGCACGTGGCGCTGTTCTTCCCCGAGCTGCCCGGCGCTTCGGATTGGCGTGGGGTCGCGCTCACGCGGCTGGCCAACGAGGTCCCCGCGCAGGTGCTGCCCGACGGGATGGGCTTCGAGGCCTCGACGGGCTACCACCGGCTGCTCCTCGAGCTCGTGCTCGCGGCATTCCTGATTTCGCGCGCGGCAGGTGACTCGCTCGCGGCGGAGCTCGCGCCCACGCTGCACCGGATGTTCCTCGCCGCGCGCTGCGTCCTGCACGCGGACGGATCCGCGCCGCAGATCGGCGACAGCGACTCCGGTCGAGCGCTCGCGCTCGCGGATCGCGCGCCGCTCGAGCACGGCTACCTGCCAGCGCTTGGCGCGGCCCTCTTTCACGACGCGCGGCTCCAGGCGCCGGACGCTCAGCTTCCCGATGAAGCGCGTTGGCTCCTGGATCGCGCCGAGCTCGAAGGCTTCCATACGCTCGCGCCCACGTCGCAGGGCTCCGCGAGCCTGCCGGACTTCGGACTGGCGGTGCTGCGTCGCGGGGAGACCACGCTCACCCTGCGCGCTGGGCCGACGGGGCAGCGCGGCGTGGGCGGTCACGGCCACAACGATCAGCTCGCCATCACCCTGCACCACGGCGACGCGCCGCTCATCGTCGATCCGGGCACCTGGAGCTACCTCGGCGATCCCGCGGGACGCGATCGCTTTCGAAGCACGGCCATGCACGCGACCGTTCAGGTGGACGGGCTCGAGCAATCGCCGCTCCTCGAAGGTCGGCCGTTCGCGCTGCCCGATCTCGCGGGCGGAAGGCTCGTTCGCGTGGAGCGCGGCGAGTCCGTCGAGCGCGCGGAGGCGAAGCACGTCGGCTTCTTGCCGGTGCACGTGCGGCGAACGGTGTGGCTCGCCGAAGCGGCCGCGCTCGTGGTGGACGACGTGCGTGGGCCAGGCGTGCACCGCTTGGTGTCGCGCTTTCCCTTGGCGAACGAGGAGGCGCGCATTCGCCCATTGAACGAGGCCGAGCGCGCGCGGCTCGCGCAGCTGCCGCAGCACGCGAGGTGGGACGTCGCACGAGGCGTGGAGCTGGGGCCCGTCGATGCGCCGCGCGCGATCTGGGTCGCGCCGGAGGGCGGCACGCTGCACCTCGCCGAGAGCGCGTACTCGCCCGGCTACGACGAGCGAATTCCGACGTTGTGCATCGAGCTCGAGCTGCACGTCGTGCTGCCCGTGCGGCTCGCGGCCGCGGTGCTGATTTTGACGACAAGGGGAGGGCGACCAACATGCGCATGA
- a CDS encoding nucleotide sugar dehydrogenase, translated as MMKTTLLDRIQAREARVGVVGLGYVGLPLGMAFAEAGFPVVGLDVDASKVEKVTRGESYIKHIPSAPLAKLAKEKKLTATTDFSKASELDCLIVCVPTPLTAQHEPDMSFIIATAEALAPHVRAGQLFVLESTTYPGTTDEVFRPILERGGLLAGRDFHLAFSPEREDPGNARFQTTTIPKLVGGHTPACAEAACALYGSALQKVIPVSSTRVAELAKLLENIFRCVNIALVNELKMLCDRMNLDVWEVIDAASTKPFGYMPFYPGPGLGGHCIPIDPFYLTWKAREFEFQTKFIELAGDINIHMPHYVVQRTMHALNQQKKALNGARALVLGVAYKKDVDDMRESPSLRVMELLKAEGAQVSYHDPFVPIVKPGHEHKLDMKSVPLTREALASADVVLVLTDHSVIDYADVVKNAKLVVDTRNATRKVTDGRDKIVKA; from the coding sequence ATGATGAAGACGACGCTCCTGGACCGCATCCAGGCGCGCGAGGCCCGGGTGGGCGTGGTGGGGCTGGGCTACGTGGGGCTGCCGTTGGGCATGGCCTTCGCGGAAGCGGGATTTCCGGTGGTGGGCCTCGACGTCGACGCGAGCAAGGTCGAGAAGGTCACGCGCGGCGAGAGCTACATCAAGCACATCCCCAGCGCGCCGCTTGCCAAGCTTGCGAAAGAGAAGAAGCTCACCGCGACGACGGACTTCAGCAAAGCGAGCGAGCTCGACTGCCTCATCGTCTGCGTGCCCACGCCGCTCACCGCGCAACACGAGCCGGACATGAGCTTCATCATCGCCACCGCCGAGGCGCTCGCGCCGCACGTGCGTGCGGGCCAGCTCTTCGTCCTCGAGAGCACCACCTATCCGGGCACGACCGACGAGGTGTTTCGTCCGATCCTCGAGCGCGGCGGGCTCCTGGCCGGTCGCGACTTCCACCTCGCCTTCAGCCCCGAGCGCGAAGATCCGGGAAACGCGCGCTTCCAGACGACGACCATCCCCAAGCTCGTCGGCGGCCATACGCCCGCATGCGCGGAGGCGGCGTGTGCGCTCTACGGCTCGGCGCTGCAGAAGGTGATCCCCGTCTCGAGCACGCGCGTGGCCGAGCTGGCCAAGCTGCTGGAGAACATCTTCCGCTGCGTGAACATCGCGCTGGTGAACGAGCTGAAGATGCTCTGCGACCGCATGAACCTCGATGTCTGGGAGGTGATCGACGCGGCCTCCACGAAACCGTTTGGTTATATGCCGTTCTATCCGGGGCCCGGGCTGGGCGGGCACTGCATCCCCATCGATCCGTTCTACCTGACGTGGAAGGCGCGCGAGTTCGAGTTCCAGACCAAGTTCATCGAGCTCGCCGGCGACATCAACATCCACATGCCGCACTACGTGGTGCAGCGCACGATGCACGCGCTCAACCAGCAGAAGAAGGCGCTCAACGGCGCGCGCGCGCTGGTGCTGGGCGTGGCCTACAAGAAGGACGTCGACGACATGCGCGAGTCGCCGAGCTTGCGGGTGATGGAGCTGCTCAAGGCTGAGGGCGCGCAGGTGAGCTACCACGATCCGTTCGTGCCCATCGTGAAGCCGGGCCACGAGCACAAGCTCGACATGAAGAGCGTGCCGCTCACGCGCGAGGCGCTCGCCAGCGCCGACGTGGTGCTCGTGCTCACCGACCACTCGGTCATCGACTACGCGGACGTGGTGAAGAACGCGAAGCTGGTGGTCGACACGCGCAACGCCACGCGGAAGGTCACCGACGGCCGCGACAAGATCGTGAAGGCCTAG
- a CDS encoding FkbM family methyltransferase, whose protein sequence is MALFDKLKGAFKPAAPKPVAGSILHALLKPARLTRVVDIGANPIDGDPPYKPMLGQGLCEVVGFEPQAEALAKLQAAKGPHERYLPYAIGDGGTHTLHICRASGMTSLLTPDKKTLAAFPFLDYLGHVEKELQIPTKRLDDVEEVSALDLLKIDVQGAEVSVFRGATKKLASAVAIQTEVSFLTLYENQATFAQVDQELRGMGFLPHCFAAVKHWPIGLYLHDEGPKKPVQQLLEADVVYVRDFIHPEALSNEQLVHLALIAEHVYGSVDLVLRCLMLLEARKAVAADAPDQYIGSLRAQGHAATIMVPSAG, encoded by the coding sequence ATGGCCCTCTTCGACAAGCTCAAGGGTGCGTTCAAGCCCGCGGCGCCCAAGCCCGTCGCCGGAAGCATCCTCCACGCGTTGCTCAAGCCCGCGCGGCTCACGCGCGTGGTGGACATCGGCGCCAACCCCATCGACGGCGATCCGCCCTACAAGCCGATGCTCGGCCAGGGTCTCTGCGAGGTCGTGGGCTTCGAGCCGCAAGCGGAGGCGCTCGCCAAGCTGCAGGCCGCGAAGGGTCCGCACGAGCGCTACCTGCCCTACGCCATCGGCGATGGTGGCACGCACACGCTGCACATCTGCCGCGCGTCGGGGATGACCAGCCTGCTCACGCCCGACAAGAAGACGCTCGCCGCATTTCCGTTCCTCGACTACCTCGGCCACGTCGAGAAGGAGCTTCAGATTCCGACCAAGCGGCTCGACGACGTCGAAGAAGTGAGCGCGCTCGATCTGCTCAAGATCGACGTGCAGGGCGCCGAGGTCTCCGTGTTCCGCGGCGCGACGAAGAAGCTCGCCAGCGCCGTCGCCATCCAGACCGAGGTCTCGTTCCTCACGCTCTACGAGAACCAGGCCACCTTCGCGCAGGTCGACCAGGAGCTGCGCGGCATGGGCTTTCTGCCGCACTGCTTCGCGGCGGTGAAGCACTGGCCGATCGGTTTGTATCTGCACGACGAAGGCCCCAAGAAGCCGGTGCAGCAGCTCCTCGAGGCCGACGTGGTCTACGTGCGCGACTTCATCCATCCCGAGGCGCTCAGCAACGAGCAGCTGGTGCATCTCGCGCTGATCGCCGAGCACGTGTACGGCTCGGTGGATCTCGTGCTTCGCTGCTTGATGCTGCTCGAGGCGCGCAAGGCCGTCGCCGCGGACGCGCCCGACCAGTACATCGGCTCGCTGCGCGCCCAGGGACACGCAGCGACCATCATGGTGCCGTCAGCAGGCTAG
- a CDS encoding GNAT family N-acetyltransferase gives MNAFPITLSGQRVRLEPLAISHVDALWRAASESAENYKLTSVPASEPAMRAYVETALADTAKGLFVPFVTVDLVRDRVVGATRFATLERWSWPKPPADPRPLFDGVEIGWTWLAASAQRTHVNSEAKLLMLAHAFETWRVRRVMLKTDARNFRSRNAMLRIGAKFDGVIRAAMPAFDGGIRDSAYFSILESEWPEVKAHLSKLVSRGTS, from the coding sequence ATGAACGCCTTCCCCATCACCCTCTCTGGCCAGCGCGTCCGCCTCGAGCCGCTCGCGATCTCGCACGTGGACGCGCTCTGGCGCGCTGCGAGCGAGTCGGCCGAGAACTACAAGCTCACCAGCGTGCCCGCGAGCGAGCCGGCCATGCGCGCCTACGTCGAGACCGCGCTCGCCGACACCGCCAAGGGTCTGTTCGTGCCCTTCGTGACCGTGGATCTGGTGCGCGATCGGGTCGTCGGCGCCACGCGCTTCGCCACGCTCGAGCGATGGAGTTGGCCGAAGCCGCCCGCCGATCCGCGACCGCTCTTCGACGGCGTGGAGATCGGCTGGACCTGGCTCGCCGCGAGCGCCCAGCGCACCCACGTGAACAGCGAGGCCAAGCTGCTCATGCTCGCCCACGCATTCGAGACCTGGCGCGTGCGCCGCGTGATGCTCAAGACCGACGCGCGCAACTTTCGCTCGCGCAACGCCATGCTCCGCATCGGCGCGAAGTTCGACGGCGTCATTCGCGCGGCCATGCCCGCGTTCGACGGCGGCATCCGCGACAGCGCCTACTTCAGCATCCTCGAGAGTGAGTGGCCCGAGGTGAAGGCGCATCTGTCGAAGCTCGTCAGCCGTGGCACTTCTTGA
- a CDS encoding SEC-C domain-containing protein codes for MNCPCGSASALESCCGRYHRGAAPPTAEALMRARYAAYATGVVDFLASTGVDSDRAGIAAWCSRAKFLGLVVESKEAGGETDSEGFVTFRARFVEGGKLQELRERSRFERREGRWNYVGGDGRVSPVVIGRNDPCPCGSGEKFKKCHG; via the coding sequence ATGAACTGTCCGTGCGGAAGCGCAAGCGCGCTCGAGTCGTGCTGCGGCCGCTACCACCGCGGCGCCGCGCCACCGACGGCCGAGGCGCTCATGCGCGCGCGCTACGCCGCGTACGCCACGGGCGTGGTCGACTTTCTCGCGAGCACGGGCGTCGACAGCGATCGAGCTGGCATCGCCGCGTGGTGCTCGCGGGCGAAGTTCCTTGGGCTCGTGGTCGAGTCGAAAGAGGCCGGCGGCGAAACCGACAGCGAGGGCTTCGTGACCTTCCGCGCGCGCTTCGTCGAGGGGGGCAAGCTGCAGGAGCTGCGCGAGCGGTCTCGCTTCGAACGACGCGAAGGAAGATGGAACTACGTCGGCGGCGACGGGCGGGTGTCACCGGTCGTCATCGGCCGGAACGATCCGTGTCCGTGTGGCAGCGGCGAGAAGTTCAAGAAGTGCCACGGCTGA
- a CDS encoding TldD/PmbA family protein codes for MMLHALLAASLVAQASPTPREGSVTLADRTQTTLDAMDAELTRSMKELRLEGHEAPYFISYAVYDHDTRIVDAHYGALFNDDSHQERRLYVDVRVGSYDFDSSGTDPMMDFDLSAPDPGYEVRREGPLDGDPAALRNALWLLTDDKYKKALSTYLKKRAKQVYSVEDKSEAAASFSKEPPSKHIDPPQAFTFDHTRWAELARKLSAAFKAHPEIFDSDVKIDADRQVRYFVSSEGTRVSTVSTVFGIHLDAVARATDGQLLEDGRDVYAPVEDGLPDEAKLQKMVDEVITELVALRSAPVVDPYTGPALLAPEATGVLFHEAVGHRLEGDRQDDDTEGRTFKGQVGHAILPAFISVADDPTLARSGPQPLNGFYGYDEQGIPSTRVQLVDHGVLKGFLLSRHMVKGFSHSNGHGRASVGRQPAARMANLVVTSEGQGALSWAELKKKLIETAKKQGKPYGLIIQDMTGGNTNTSGSGYQAFKAQPRLVYRVDVNTGKEQLVRGVEMVGTPLTVINKISALGNAPGVFNGYCGAESGFVPVSTVAPAALISEVELQRTTKTNARPPLLGSPWAK; via the coding sequence ATGATGCTGCACGCGCTGCTCGCTGCCTCGCTCGTCGCGCAGGCGAGCCCCACGCCACGCGAGGGGTCGGTGACGCTCGCCGACCGCACCCAGACCACCCTCGATGCAATGGACGCCGAGCTGACGCGCTCCATGAAGGAGCTCAGGCTCGAGGGCCATGAAGCGCCGTATTTCATCAGCTACGCGGTGTACGACCACGACACGCGCATCGTCGACGCGCACTACGGCGCGCTCTTCAACGACGACTCGCACCAGGAGCGCCGGCTCTACGTCGACGTTCGCGTGGGCAGCTACGACTTCGACAGCTCCGGCACGGATCCGATGATGGACTTCGATCTCTCCGCGCCGGATCCCGGCTACGAGGTTCGTCGCGAGGGCCCGCTCGACGGCGATCCTGCGGCGCTCCGCAACGCGCTCTGGCTGCTCACCGACGACAAGTACAAGAAGGCGCTCTCCACCTATCTCAAGAAGCGCGCAAAGCAGGTCTACAGCGTGGAGGACAAGAGCGAGGCGGCGGCGTCGTTTTCGAAGGAGCCGCCGTCGAAGCACATCGACCCGCCGCAGGCCTTCACCTTCGATCACACGCGCTGGGCCGAGCTCGCGCGCAAGCTCTCCGCAGCGTTCAAGGCGCATCCCGAGATCTTCGACTCCGACGTGAAGATCGATGCCGATCGCCAGGTGCGCTACTTCGTCTCCAGCGAGGGCACGCGCGTCTCCACGGTGAGCACGGTCTTCGGCATCCACCTCGACGCCGTCGCGCGCGCCACGGATGGCCAGCTCCTCGAGGATGGCCGCGATGTGTACGCGCCTGTCGAGGACGGCCTGCCCGACGAGGCCAAGCTGCAGAAGATGGTCGACGAGGTGATCACCGAGCTGGTGGCGCTGCGCAGCGCGCCGGTCGTCGATCCGTACACCGGGCCCGCGCTCCTCGCGCCCGAGGCCACCGGCGTGCTCTTCCACGAGGCCGTCGGCCATCGCCTCGAGGGCGACCGCCAGGACGACGACACCGAGGGCCGCACCTTCAAGGGCCAGGTGGGCCACGCCATCCTGCCTGCGTTCATCAGCGTCGCCGACGACCCCACGCTCGCGCGCTCGGGGCCGCAACCGCTCAATGGCTTCTACGGCTACGACGAGCAGGGCATCCCCTCGACCCGCGTGCAGCTCGTGGATCACGGCGTGCTCAAGGGCTTCCTGCTCTCGCGGCACATGGTGAAGGGCTTCTCGCACTCCAACGGCCACGGCCGGGCGTCGGTCGGTCGCCAGCCCGCGGCGCGCATGGCGAACCTGGTGGTCACCAGCGAAGGGCAGGGCGCGCTGAGCTGGGCGGAGCTGAAGAAGAAGCTCATCGAGACCGCGAAGAAGCAGGGCAAGCCCTACGGCCTCATCATCCAGGACATGACCGGAGGCAACACCAACACCTCGGGCTCGGGCTACCAGGCCTTCAAGGCCCAACCGCGCCTCGTGTACCGGGTGGACGTGAACACCGGCAAGGAGCAGCTCGTGCGCGGCGTGGAGATGGTGGGCACGCCGCTCACCGTCATCAACAAGATCTCCGCGCTGGGCAACGCGCCGGGCGTCTTCAACGGCTACTGCGGCGCCGAGAGCGGGTTCGTGCCCGTGTCGACCGTCGCGCCGGCGGCGCTCATCTCCGAGGTCGAGCTCCAGCGCACGACGAAGACCAACGCCCGGCCGCCGCTGCTCGGCAGCCCCTGGGCGAAATAG
- a CDS encoding aminotransferase class I/II-fold pyridoxal phosphate-dependent enzyme, translated as MPNQPKLTPIEVPAVNALARAERVIRWNKSVGEPVIANETLVVVEVDGREVEIPAPASGVLVRIDKPFGERVDAGEVIGQVEVSSHATRLIPAANAAVAIADPPTIPPTIVHAPGARAPSGATPAAHRPHSADAPQGRAMSRKLAGFGTTIFTEMTALANQHQAINLAQGFPDFDGPDFVKNAAIEAVKAGHGQYAPMSGLRALHEALAAKYERFYGLRYTPGEEITITAGATEAIFVALQGLCDVGDEVVLFEPYYDSYRASVCMAGATPRVVTLRTPDWHFDPDELRRAFGPRTRAIVLNSPHNPTGKVFAREELELISALCVEHDVVCISDEVYEHLVYDGKHLPVATIPGMRERTITISSIGKSYSLTGWKIGWACAPRILTQAIRAAHQFVTFAVATPLQHGAVAAIEAPDAYYTQLLSEYRARRDQLAAGLSKAGLGVRMPQGSYFICADIRVLGHFDDVRFCKDLIEKVGVAAIPPSVFYERSNEGKTYARFAFCKKEATLRAAVERLGKLGS; from the coding sequence ATGCCCAACCAGCCCAAGCTCACGCCCATCGAGGTGCCGGCGGTGAACGCGCTGGCCCGCGCGGAGCGCGTGATCCGCTGGAACAAGTCGGTGGGCGAGCCGGTCATCGCCAACGAGACGCTGGTGGTGGTGGAGGTGGACGGGCGCGAGGTGGAGATCCCCGCGCCGGCCTCGGGCGTGCTGGTGCGCATCGACAAGCCCTTCGGCGAGCGCGTGGACGCGGGCGAGGTGATCGGCCAGGTGGAGGTGAGCAGCCACGCCACGCGGCTCATTCCGGCTGCGAACGCCGCGGTGGCGATCGCGGATCCGCCCACCATCCCGCCGACCATCGTCCACGCGCCCGGCGCGCGCGCACCCTCGGGCGCGACGCCGGCTGCGCATCGACCGCACTCGGCCGACGCGCCGCAGGGCCGGGCCATGAGCCGCAAGCTCGCTGGCTTCGGGACGACGATCTTCACGGAGATGACGGCCCTCGCGAACCAGCACCAGGCCATCAACCTGGCGCAGGGCTTCCCCGACTTCGACGGGCCGGACTTCGTGAAGAACGCGGCCATCGAAGCGGTGAAGGCGGGCCACGGCCAGTACGCGCCGATGTCGGGATTGCGCGCGCTGCACGAGGCGCTCGCGGCCAAGTACGAGCGGTTCTACGGGCTGCGCTACACGCCGGGCGAAGAGATCACCATCACCGCCGGCGCCACCGAGGCCATCTTCGTCGCGCTCCAGGGCCTCTGCGACGTGGGCGACGAGGTCGTCCTCTTCGAGCCGTACTACGACTCGTACCGCGCCAGCGTGTGCATGGCCGGCGCGACGCCACGGGTGGTCACGCTGCGCACGCCGGATTGGCACTTCGATCCCGACGAGCTCCGCCGCGCCTTCGGGCCGCGCACGCGCGCCATCGTCCTCAACTCGCCCCACAACCCCACGGGAAAGGTGTTCGCGCGGGAGGAGCTCGAGCTCATCAGCGCGCTCTGCGTGGAGCACGACGTGGTGTGTATCTCCGACGAGGTCTACGAGCACCTCGTGTACGACGGAAAGCACCTCCCGGTCGCGACCATCCCCGGGATGCGCGAGCGCACCATCACCATCTCCAGCATCGGCAAGAGCTACTCGCTCACCGGCTGGAAGATCGGCTGGGCCTGCGCGCCGCGGATCCTGACGCAGGCCATTCGCGCCGCGCACCAGTTCGTGACCTTCGCCGTGGCCACGCCGCTGCAGCACGGCGCGGTGGCGGCCATCGAGGCGCCCGACGCGTACTACACGCAGCTCCTGAGCGAGTACCGCGCGCGCCGCGACCAGCTCGCCGCTGGCTTGAGCAAGGCGGGCCTGGGCGTGCGCATGCCGCAGGGCAGCTACTTCATCTGCGCGGACATCCGCGTGCTCGGGCACTTCGACGACGTGCGCTTCTGCAAGGACCTCATCGAGAAGGTCGGCGTGGCCGCGATCCCGCCGAGCGTGTTCTACGAGCGCAGCAACGAGGGCAAGACCTACGCGCGCTTCGCCTTCTGCAAGAAGGAAGCGACGCTGCGCGCGGCGGTGGAGCGCCTCGGGAAGCTGGGCTCATAA